A region of the Massilia sp. erpn genome:
GGCCGAAGAAGACATCCTTTGCCATATCGAGGATGGCCGGTTTCGGGAACTCGGAGTCGACCACGCTGGCGATCAGGGATGGATTGCCCGCAGTGCCGGCCAGCGTGGCCGAGATCAGGGAGCGCTTGCTGATCAGGTTTTCGATGGCCGTCTTCAGGCGCTTGCGCTCACTGGCCTGGATGGGCAGCGGCTGCGTGCCGGCGCGGCGCAGGTCCAGCGTGATGTTCTTCACTTCCTCCACGTAGGAGACCAGGGCCGTGGTCTGCGTCAGCACGCGCTGGGCCAGCTGGCGGCGGGCCAGGTCGTCCAGTTTGATGTCGATCTGCTCCAGGCGGCGCAAGGTTTGCTTCATGCCGGTCTCGATGACATCCAGCTGGCGGCTCATGGTGTCCAGGCGGCGGTTGACGTCGGCCAGTTGCCCCTTGATTTCCTGCAGATCGCGGCTCATGGAATCGTCGCTCAGGCCCAGCAGGCTCATGGCCTTGCCCGCGAGCTCGCCGCCGACGGCGCCGATCGCGCCCTTGGCCAGTTCCACGCCCACCGTTTTCACGATCGGATTCAGCGTCAGCAGGGGCGGGTATTTGCGTTGCAGCACGGGATCGGCGGCCAGCTTGTCGACCAGTGCATCGATCTGCTTATCCAGGCTGATGCCGCTGGCTTGCGCCTCCTTGAAGGTCTCGCTCACGAAGCGGGCCGGGTTGAACAGGTTCGGATCGACCATGTCCTGGGCCAGGATGCCTTCCTCCAGGCCCAGATAGCTGGTGACGCGCTTCTCCGCATCGGCGCGTTTCATCTGCTTATTGCGTACCAGGCGGTCCACCAGGGTGCTGCGCACGCCGACGTGGGCGATGCCGGACAGCGGCGCGCCTTCCAGCGATGCCGACAAGGTGGCGCAGCTCAGGATATTGGCTGCGTCGGCACAGGCTTGCTGCTCTACGCGCAACGCCTTCAGCGCCTGCTCGGTCAGCGGAATGGTGGTCAGCGCAAAGCTGCCGTTATCGATGGTGGTGTCGGCGCCCACTTCGCTGGCGCCGCTCAGGATGCGGACCTTGGCACCGGTGACCGGTGCGCCCAGCGTCACTTCGCCACGCAGCAGTTGCGCCGATTTCGGCTGCTCTACGACAGGCGGCTGTTCAACATTGCCGGTGCTGCTGCCGGAGCAGCCCAGCAGGGAAGTGGCGGCCAGCGCGGCCAGCAGCGCGTGCATGCGGCGCGGCTTCGCAGTCATGCTCAGGGAGCGGAGGTGCATTGCGGTTTCCTTATGGAGTGGAGGCGCCGCGATTATCCCCAAGCTGAAAAACGGGGCTTGACCGCATGTCTCACTTTTTCCGAAAAACCGCAAAAAATGCGACATTTTGCAGTATTAAATTGTTAATCGAACTTTACATGGTTCAATTTTTTAACTAAAGTGGCGCACTCCACGCCGCGCCGCGCCAAGGCGCATTCCTGCTTGTTTTCGCGCTGCTCGTACCATGCTCAACGGCTATTCCGAGATTGTTAAAGCTGCAATCTCCAACCAACAAGGACGCTATCTGTATCCCGGCCCGGCACTGTCCGAGCCGCCCTTCGTCCATCGCCGTTTTTCCGTGGCCAACGAAAAGGCCGAACTGCAAAGACTGGCCTGGCGCGACTACGTCGGCCGCAGCATGGACGCGCCGCTGTCGCGCGCCCATCTGGCCACCGGCTTTCAGGCCCAGGTGGACAGCTATGTGCTGAAGGATATGGTGTATATGGATTGCCGCACCGATCCCGTCTCGCAGATCCGCACGGCGGCGCGCATCTCCACCGACAGCATCCGCGACTACGTCTTCCACGTGGCGGTGGAAGGCATCATCGAAACCGCGACGACGGCAGGCGGCAGCGGCAAGGCGACCCAGTTCATTCCGGGCATCCTGGCATTGGACATGGGCCAGCCCTTTCATATGGAGCGGCCAACGTATGCCCACCTGCTGGCCTTCTTCCTGCCGCGCGCCATGGTGGAAGCGGCACTTCCCGATGCGGAGGCGATCCATGGTCGCGTCATCAGCTACAGCTCGCCGCTCACGCGCCTGATCTTCGACCATTTATTGGCGCTGTGCCGCAGCCTGCCCACGCTGGATGAGCGCGAAGTGGAGCAGACCATCCGCAACTGCGCGCACCTGATCCTGGCCGCATTCGGCAAGCAGCAGCGCCTGAGCGGACAGGCGCGCGCTGCCGCCAAATCCGTGCTGCTGGCGCAGGTGCGCAGCCATGTGCAAGCCAATCTGCATATCAAGGAACTGACGCCGGACAGCGTGCAGCAGGTGTTTCGTCTGCCGCGTCCCACGCTCTACCGCATGTTTGAAGCGGAAGGCGGATTGGGCACCTATATCCGCAACCTGCGGTTGCGCGAAGCGGCCAATGAGCTGGTGCAGTTCCCGCATCTGCCGGTGGCGGCGATCGCCTACGGCCTATGCTTCAACAGCGCCTCCGACTTCACGCGCGCCTTCCGCCGCGCCTATGGCAGCTCGCCGCAGGACTTCCGCGCCATGTCGCTGGATATGCGTTATCTGGAATCAATCCACCGCAACTAAAGTGCGCTGCGCTCATCCTTTCACCACGTACAGTTGATTTTCAATCTCCCTTTCAGGCTGCTGATGGTGCAGGCTGTGGTGTTGTCGTGCAGCCTTTGCGATAGCACGATTTCACCGCGCTCACCATAGCGGCATGCAATCCATTTTCCATCAGGTGCAGGCCCACCCAGTTCCATCCAGCTATCGATGGAGCCGCCTTTTGTGAATTTTGTGCCGCTAGGTTTGAGAAAGGCTTTTTCTTCGGGCGGGCCAAGCATCGGCTCAGCGGATCGCAATCGGATTCCCTCTTGCGCGTAGGCGAACCAGCCTTCCGGCGCATTGACTGTTAAGGCAGCCGCGGAAATTTCGGGAGGACATTCGATCTTATGCGAAGTGGAGGCATTGGCGTGGCAAAGGCCCGCAGCCCAGATTGCAAAAACAAAAATGGTTGGCTTCGTTGGCATTTCGAATCTCCGGCTTATTCTATGATCTGATAGGCATCAGCATTGTTGCTGGCGTCCGGCCAGCTGCCATTGCGCGCTTGTGCCAGACCGCGAGATCGAATGAAGCGTGAGGAAATATACGGCTTCTTATTGATGCCTGGAGGGCGGTCATCCTTCCATTGATCCATCACCCAAAATCCATTCACTCCATGCCTGAGGAAAAGGGCAGCGTGATTGCCGGATGACTTGCTTGGGTAGCGGCCTTTCACGAAGGTGGCGATTGCGGTGCCAGTTCTGATGTTTTTATTTCCCAGTACATCTATGCCGGCTTTCCACGCCCGATGATTGGGGACTCCGGCGTAAGATTGAACCAAGGCGACGCACTGCGTTGTTCCAACCTTTGGCTTATCCTCAAGGGCTGAAACCTGCGGATAGATGTAGGACATAGCAATACTCCCGGAAATGAGCTGAACACTCATTTTTGTCCGGTGCGCGAGGAAGGTATTGCGGAGCCTCAAGCGGCTTGAAAGGCGCAAAACAAAAACGCCAACCCGAAGGTTGGCGTCTCTGTTGCATTCGTGGTAGGCCGTGCGGGATTCGAACCTGCGACCAACGGATTAAAAGTCCGCTGCTCTACCAGCTGAGCTAACGACCCGAAAGAGGCCGTATTATATACAGGCCCAGGGCCGTCTGCCAAGTGGCTTTTCATAAAAATGTCATATACGGCCTTAGACCAGGGCGGCGGTCACTTTCAGCACCTCGTCCACCGTGGTGGCGCCATCGTGCACTTTATAGGCGCCAGCCACGCGCAGCGGCTTCATGCCGTCGGCGATGGCCTGCTTGCGCAGGGCGGCCAGCTCGGTTTCCTCCTGCACCAGCTGATTGAAGCTTTCCGTTACCGTCAGCAGCTCGTAAATGCCGGTGCGGCCGCGATAGCCGGTCTGGCGGCATTCGGGGCAGCCTACGGGACGGTAGACCTTGTCCGGCTTGGGGATATCCCATGCGCCGCCCAGACCACGCCACAGATCGTCGGCGATTTCGCCATCGTCGCTCTTGCAGTCCACGCACAGCGTGCGCACCAGGCGCTGGGCCATGATGCCGATCAGCGTCGCTTCCAGCAGATAGTAGGGCACGCCCAGTTCCAGCAGGCGCATCACGGCCGATGGCGCGTCGTTGGTGTGCAGGGTCGACAGCACCAGATGGCCGGTCAGCGCGGCCTGGATCGCCATTTCAGCCGTGGCCAGATCGCGGATCTCGCCCACCATGATGATGTCCGGATCCTGCCGCATCAGAGCGCGCACGCCATCGGCAAAGGAGAGGTCGATGCCCGGCTGGACCTGCATCTGGTTGAAGGAGGCTTCCACCATCTCGATCGGGTCTTCCACCGTGCAGACATTGACCTCCGACGTCGCCAGCGCTTTCAGCGTGGTGTATAGCGTAGTGGTTTTGCCCGAACCCGTGGGGCCGGTGACGAGGATGATGCCGTGCGGGCGGTTGGTCAGCGCATCCCAGCGCGCCGCATCGTCGGGCGGGAAGCCCAGCTCCGGCAAGGTCTTCACCACCACATCGGGATCGAAGATGCGCATCACCAGCTTCTCGCCGAAGGCGGTGGGCAGGGTGGACAGGCGCAGCTCGATTTCCTGCCCGCCCGCGGTGCGCGTTTTGATGCGGCCATCCTGCGGCCGGCGCTTCTCAATCACGTCCATGCGGCCCAGCAGCTTGATGCGCGCCGTCATGGCGATCATCACCACGGCCGGCACCTGGTAGACCTGGTGCAGCACGCCGTCGATGCGAAAGCGGATGGTGCCGATATCGCGCTTCGGTTCCAGGTGGATGTCCGAGGCGCGCTGCTCGAAGGCGTACTGCCACAGCCAGTCCACGATATTGATCACATGCTGGTCGTTGGCATCGACCTGCTTGTTGGTCTTGCCCATCTCCACCAGCTGCTCGAAGTTATTGCGCAGGGCCAGATCCTGGCCGGTGGATTTATTCGCCTTCTTGATCGACTTGGCGAGACTGAAGAACTGCGCCGTGTACTGGGCGATATCGAGCGGATTGGCGATCACGCGGCGGATCACGCGGCGCGCCACCTTGGCGATTTCCGTCTCCCACTCCAGCGCGAAAGGATCGGCGGTGGCCACCACCAGCGTATCCATATTCATTTCGACCGGCAGGATATTGAAGCGCGCCGCATAACTGGCCGACATCACATCGGCCACGCGGGTGAAATCGATCTTGAGCGGATCGATGCGGTAGAAGGGCAGGTGGACGCGGTTGGCCAGCCACTCGGTGAGCAGGTCGAGCGTGAGCAGCTTATGCGGCGGCTGGTGCGAGAGCAGCTTGCAGTGCGCCACGGCGCACAGGGGATGCATGGAGCCGGCCGTGTTTTTCAGGATGGCCTGGGCCTGCGCGTAATACGATTTGGCCTGGGACTTCTCCACCAAGCCATCCGCCAGCAGCCAGCTGAAAATCTGTTGCAGATCAAGCGCTTTACTCATGGCGTTTTCCTCTGGCGTTTTCAGCTGCCGGCGGTGGCGGCGGAACTAGCTTTGCTGCTGCTTCAATCCTTTGACCCAGGATTTGGCGGGCAGCTTGGTCTCGGCCACGATCTGCGCGGCGCGTGCCGTCAATGCCTCGTAATCGATCTGGCGGCCGCGCTTGAAGGCGATGGCCACCACATTGCCGTCATGGACCTGGGGCAGGCACAGTACCTGGTCGAAGGCGAACTTCATCGCCTTCAGATTCTTGGCATAGCTCGGATGGTCGCCGAACAGATTCACCGTCATGATGCCATCGTCGTTCAGGCAGGTGGCGCAAGCCTGGTAGAACTCGGGCGTATCGAGTACGGGACCGCGCGCGGTGGCGTCGTACAGGTCGACCTGCAGCGCATCGAGCGTGCCGTGGCGCGCCGCGTCGCCGACGAAATCGAGGGCGTCCATCTCCAGCACCTGCAGGCGCGCATCGTTGTCCGGCAGCTTGAACATCGAAGCGCAGATTGCGATCACCGAAGGATTCAGCTCCACCGCCGTCACCTCGGCCAGCGGGAACTGCTTGTAGCAGAACTTGGTCAGCGCCGCCGTGCCCAGGCCCAGCTGGGCGATACGCTGCGGCGCTGCGGTCCACAGCATCCACGCCATCATCTGCTGGGCGTATTCCAGTTCCGGCCAATCCGGCTTGCGGATGCGCATGGCGCCCTGCACCCACTCGGTGCCGAAGTGCAGATAGCGCACGCCATCCTGCTCCGACAGCGTGACAGGGGCGTACTTCGGCTTGCGCGTCGCCGGACGCGAAGATTCTTCTTTTTCGATGGATTTGCGTTTGATAAGCATAAGAGAAGCCTGAAATGACCGGCTCATTATCCCGCGCCGGCTTACCCCAAAGCAAGCTGATGGCGCAAATTTGATCCAAATCAGCAAATGTCCAACCCTGGTGTCAGGCGGGGCCGCCGAGGCACCAGAGGTAGACATTGTTTGATCTGGCGCAAAGAATGTCCGACCTTCGTGCCTGACACCAGGGTTGGACATTTTTTGATTTAGCGCAAAGGGTGGAGAAAGAAAAAGCCGGCGCGGGGCCGGCTTTGGGACAGCGCGGGGCGCCGGTTTATTGCTGCATCGGTTCGACGGATACGCGCAGGCGCACGCGCTGGCCCGGGTCGTAGGACATGACACTGGTGTAGTTGCGGCCGCGGTAGTCATACACGACTTCGTAGCCGCTGGCGCGCGACTCCCAGTGATCGACGGTGCGGCACTGTTTCACGGCTTGTTCGGTCACGCCGGCGGGTTGGGCGTTCTGGTTGTCGATGCGGTCGCC
Encoded here:
- a CDS encoding helix-turn-helix domain-containing protein; the encoded protein is MLNGYSEIVKAAISNQQGRYLYPGPALSEPPFVHRRFSVANEKAELQRLAWRDYVGRSMDAPLSRAHLATGFQAQVDSYVLKDMVYMDCRTDPVSQIRTAARISTDSIRDYVFHVAVEGIIETATTAGGSGKATQFIPGILALDMGQPFHMERPTYAHLLAFFLPRAMVEAALPDAEAIHGRVISYSSPLTRLIFDHLLALCRSLPTLDEREVEQTIRNCAHLILAAFGKQQRLSGQARAAAKSVLLAQVRSHVQANLHIKELTPDSVQQVFRLPRPTLYRMFEAEGGLGTYIRNLRLREAANELVQFPHLPVAAIAYGLCFNSASDFTRAFRRAYGSSPQDFRAMSLDMRYLESIHRN
- a CDS encoding STY0301 family protein; this translates as MPTKPTIFVFAIWAAGLCHANASTSHKIECPPEISAAALTVNAPEGWFAYAQEGIRLRSAEPMLGPPEEKAFLKPSGTKFTKGGSIDSWMELGGPAPDGKWIACRYGERGEIVLSQRLHDNTTACTISSLKGRLKINCTW
- a CDS encoding BPSL0067 family protein, which encodes MSYIYPQVSALEDKPKVGTTQCVALVQSYAGVPNHRAWKAGIDVLGNKNIRTGTAIATFVKGRYPSKSSGNHAALFLRHGVNGFWVMDQWKDDRPPGINKKPYISSRFIRSRGLAQARNGSWPDASNNADAYQIIE
- a CDS encoding GspE/PulE family protein, producing MSKALDLQQIFSWLLADGLVEKSQAKSYYAQAQAILKNTAGSMHPLCAVAHCKLLSHQPPHKLLTLDLLTEWLANRVHLPFYRIDPLKIDFTRVADVMSASYAARFNILPVEMNMDTLVVATADPFALEWETEIAKVARRVIRRVIANPLDIAQYTAQFFSLAKSIKKANKSTGQDLALRNNFEQLVEMGKTNKQVDANDQHVINIVDWLWQYAFEQRASDIHLEPKRDIGTIRFRIDGVLHQVYQVPAVVMIAMTARIKLLGRMDVIEKRRPQDGRIKTRTAGGQEIELRLSTLPTAFGEKLVMRIFDPDVVVKTLPELGFPPDDAARWDALTNRPHGIILVTGPTGSGKTTTLYTTLKALATSEVNVCTVEDPIEMVEASFNQMQVQPGIDLSFADGVRALMRQDPDIIMVGEIRDLATAEMAIQAALTGHLVLSTLHTNDAPSAVMRLLELGVPYYLLEATLIGIMAQRLVRTLCVDCKSDDGEIADDLWRGLGGAWDIPKPDKVYRPVGCPECRQTGYRGRTGIYELLTVTESFNQLVQEETELAALRKQAIADGMKPLRVAGAYKVHDGATTVDEVLKVTAALV
- a CDS encoding spermidine synthase; the encoded protein is MLIKRKSIEKEESSRPATRKPKYAPVTLSEQDGVRYLHFGTEWVQGAMRIRKPDWPELEYAQQMMAWMLWTAAPQRIAQLGLGTAALTKFCYKQFPLAEVTAVELNPSVIAICASMFKLPDNDARLQVLEMDALDFVGDAARHGTLDALQVDLYDATARGPVLDTPEFYQACATCLNDDGIMTVNLFGDHPSYAKNLKAMKFAFDQVLCLPQVHDGNVVAIAFKRGRQIDYEALTARAAQIVAETKLPAKSWVKGLKQQQS